In Ancalomicrobiaceae bacterium S20, the following proteins share a genomic window:
- the bfr gene encoding bacterioferritin yields the protein MKGDTKVLEYLNRGLRSELTAVSQYWLHYRMLDNWGFLDLAKVWKKESIEEMVHADRFIERILFLEGLPNLQVLDPLRIGEDIKEVIESDLAAEIEARALYQEAATYCETVRDYPSRDLFVALMTDEEGHIDFLETQRDLIKTIGVELYIQKHIGELGEGH from the coding sequence ATGAAGGGCGACACCAAGGTCCTCGAATATCTCAATCGCGGACTGCGGAGCGAGCTGACCGCGGTCAGCCAGTACTGGCTGCACTACCGGATGCTCGACAATTGGGGTTTCCTGGATCTCGCCAAGGTCTGGAAGAAGGAGTCGATCGAGGAGATGGTCCACGCCGACCGCTTCATCGAGCGAATCCTGTTCCTCGAGGGCCTTCCGAACCTGCAGGTGCTCGATCCGCTGCGCATCGGCGAGGACATCAAGGAAGTGATCGAGTCGGATCTCGCCGCCGAGATCGAGGCCCGCGCGCTCTACCAGGAAGCCGCGACCTATTGCGAGACCGTCCGTGACTATCCGTCGCGCGATCTGTTCGTCGCCCTGATGACCGACGAGGAAGGCCACATCGACTTCCTGGAGACCCAGCGCGACCTGATCAAGACGATCGGCGTCGAGCTCTACATCCAGAAGCACATCGGCGAGCTCGGCGAAGGCCACTGA
- the dapD gene encoding 2,3,4,5-tetrahydropyridine-2,6-dicarboxylate N-succinyltransferase → MPAHDLAALARVIEAAFEARADIDTSTRGEVREAVDTALDLLDKGTVRVAEKGAEGWTVNQWLKKAVLLSFRLNPMGLIGGGPGGSSWWDKVPSKFDGWGALDFEKAGFRAVPNCVVRRSAYIAPGAILMPSFVNLGAYVDTGTMVDTWVTVGSCAQIGKNVHLSGGVGIGGVLEPLQAGPTIIEDNCFIGARSEIVEGVVVGEGSVISMGVFISASTKIIDRDTGEVFVGRVPPYSVVVSGSMPGKPLPNGEPGPNLYCAVIVKRVDEKTRSKTSINELLRD, encoded by the coding sequence ATGCCCGCCCATGATCTCGCCGCCCTCGCCCGTGTGATCGAAGCCGCCTTCGAGGCGCGCGCCGACATCGACACGTCGACCCGCGGCGAGGTGCGCGAGGCGGTCGACACCGCGCTCGACCTGCTCGACAAGGGCACCGTGCGCGTCGCCGAGAAGGGCGCCGAGGGCTGGACCGTCAACCAGTGGCTCAAGAAGGCCGTGCTGCTGTCGTTCCGCCTCAACCCGATGGGCCTCATCGGCGGCGGTCCGGGCGGCTCGTCCTGGTGGGACAAGGTGCCGTCGAAGTTCGACGGCTGGGGCGCGCTCGACTTCGAGAAGGCCGGCTTCCGCGCCGTGCCGAACTGCGTCGTCCGCCGCTCGGCCTATATCGCGCCGGGCGCGATCCTGATGCCGTCCTTCGTCAATCTCGGCGCCTATGTCGACACGGGTACCATGGTCGACACCTGGGTCACGGTCGGTTCCTGTGCGCAGATCGGCAAGAACGTCCACCTGTCGGGCGGCGTCGGCATCGGCGGCGTGCTCGAGCCGCTGCAGGCCGGCCCGACCATCATCGAGGACAACTGCTTCATCGGCGCCCGTTCGGAGATCGTCGAGGGCGTCGTCGTCGGCGAGGGCTCGGTGATCTCGATGGGCGTGTTCATCAGCGCCTCGACCAAGATCATCGATCGCGACACCGGCGAAGTGTTCGTCGGCCGCGTGCCGCCGTATTCGGTGGTCGTCTCCGGCTCGATGCCGGGCAAGCCGCTGCCGAACGGCGAACCGGGTCCGAACCTCTACTGTGCGGTCATCGTCAAGCGCGTCGACGAGAAGACCCGCTCGAAGACCTCGATCAACGAGCTGCTGCGCGACTGA
- the rmuC gene encoding DNA recombination protein RmuC has product MNEVLFQIGGLAVTTPVALAGATGIALLYALLRFARSAGRREAAAEARELEMRLADLNRLQAEMAGRMQTMAEIFGSRQSDLARVLSDRLDGLSDRLGHSMVETTRATGESLSRLHERIAVIDRAQATIAELAGQVGELRTILSDKQARGAFGQGRMEAIVADALPPNAYSFQATLKSGVRPDCLVFLPNGAAPIAIDAKFPLEGWLALKEAVGEAEEKHAGQLFRRDVIRHVLDIRDKYLVAGETQDTAFMFVPSETIFADLNERFADIVQKAHRARVVIVSPALLVLSIQVVQALLRDQRMREQAHVIQAEVGLLLDDVGRLAERVAKLETHFSQTTKDLGEIAVSADKIVKRGRRIETVDLDPPEAARVPAEPGPEEAVLPAPIGNYRRAGE; this is encoded by the coding sequence ATGAACGAGGTGCTGTTCCAGATCGGCGGATTGGCGGTCACCACACCCGTCGCGCTCGCCGGCGCGACCGGGATCGCGCTGCTCTATGCGCTGCTGCGTTTCGCGCGTAGCGCCGGCCGGCGCGAGGCGGCGGCGGAGGCGCGCGAACTGGAGATGCGCCTCGCCGATCTCAACCGGCTGCAGGCCGAGATGGCCGGGCGCATGCAGACCATGGCCGAGATCTTCGGCTCGCGGCAGTCCGATCTCGCCCGCGTGCTGTCCGATCGGCTAGACGGCCTGTCCGACCGGCTCGGCCATTCCATGGTCGAGACCACGCGCGCGACCGGCGAGAGCCTGAGCCGGCTGCACGAACGCATCGCCGTGATCGACCGCGCGCAGGCGACCATCGCCGAACTCGCCGGCCAGGTCGGCGAACTGCGCACCATCCTCTCCGACAAGCAGGCGCGCGGTGCCTTCGGCCAGGGGCGCATGGAGGCGATCGTCGCCGACGCGCTGCCGCCGAACGCCTATTCGTTCCAGGCGACGCTGAAGTCCGGGGTCCGGCCGGACTGCCTCGTCTTCCTGCCGAACGGCGCGGCGCCGATCGCCATCGACGCGAAGTTCCCGCTCGAGGGCTGGCTCGCCCTGAAGGAGGCCGTCGGCGAGGCCGAGGAGAAGCATGCCGGGCAGCTGTTCCGGCGCGACGTGATCCGCCACGTGCTCGACATTCGCGACAAATATCTCGTGGCCGGCGAGACGCAGGACACGGCCTTCATGTTCGTGCCCTCGGAGACGATCTTCGCCGATCTCAACGAGCGCTTCGCCGACATCGTGCAGAAGGCGCACCGCGCCCGCGTCGTGATCGTGTCGCCGGCCCTGCTCGTCTTGTCGATCCAGGTCGTGCAAGCGCTGTTGCGCGATCAGCGCATGCGCGAGCAGGCGCATGTGATCCAGGCCGAGGTCGGGTTGCTGCTCGACGACGTCGGCCGGCTCGCCGAGCGCGTCGCCAAGCTCGAGACGCATTTCTCCCAGACCACGAAAGACCTTGGCGAAATCGCCGTTTCCGCCGACAAGATCGTCAAGCGTGGCCGCCGCATCGAGACCGTCGATCTCGATCCGCCGGAGGCCGCGCGCGTGCCGGCGGAGCCCGGTCCCGAGGAGGCGGTCCTGCCGGCGCCGATCGGGAACTATCGCCGGGCAGGGGAATGA
- a CDS encoding glyoxylate/hydroxypyruvate reductase A: MAKGRLLVSIAGWEAEGWVERFRDMGKGREVVDAREPYDPATIDYAAVWKPAPGSLAGHPKLKAIFNLGAGADAVLADPALPDVPVVRVVDPDLTARMTEYVTLNVLMHHRRVAMFRDFQAGKSWKSPYQHAAKDLRVGIMGMGELGKDAAEVLIRLGFQVAGWSRSGKPVAGVEIYGADGLDAFLGRTDILVVLLPLTPDTRGILNRDLFGRLARDGVNGAPTLINAGRGGLQVEADILAALDDGTLGAAALDVFEVEPLPATSPLWSHPRVTITPHNAADSDPQATGAYILNQIDDFEAGQPLRNVIDRAVGY, from the coding sequence GTGGCGAAGGGTAGGCTTCTGGTTTCGATCGCCGGCTGGGAGGCCGAGGGCTGGGTCGAGCGGTTCCGGGACATGGGCAAGGGCCGCGAGGTCGTCGACGCGCGCGAGCCCTACGATCCCGCCACGATCGACTATGCCGCGGTCTGGAAGCCGGCGCCCGGCTCGCTGGCCGGCCACCCGAAGCTGAAGGCGATCTTCAACCTCGGTGCCGGGGCCGATGCCGTGCTCGCCGATCCGGCGCTGCCCGACGTGCCGGTCGTCCGCGTCGTCGACCCGGATCTGACCGCGCGCATGACCGAATACGTGACGCTGAACGTGCTGATGCACCATCGCCGCGTCGCCATGTTCCGCGATTTCCAGGCCGGGAAGAGCTGGAAGAGCCCCTACCAGCACGCCGCCAAGGATCTGCGCGTCGGCATCATGGGCATGGGTGAACTGGGCAAGGACGCCGCCGAGGTGCTGATCCGGCTCGGCTTCCAGGTCGCCGGCTGGAGCCGCTCGGGCAAGCCGGTCGCCGGCGTCGAGATCTACGGCGCCGACGGCCTCGACGCCTTTCTCGGCCGCACCGACATCCTGGTCGTGCTGCTGCCGCTGACCCCCGACACGCGCGGCATCCTGAACCGCGACCTGTTCGGCCGGCTCGCCCGCGACGGCGTCAACGGCGCGCCGACGCTGATCAACGCCGGTCGCGGCGGCCTGCAGGTCGAGGCGGATATCCTCGCGGCGCTCGACGACGGTACGCTCGGCGCCGCCGCGCTCGACGTCTTCGAGGTCGAGCCGCTTCCCGCGACGAGCCCGCTCTGGTCGCACCCGCGCGTGACGATCACGCCACACAATGCCGCGGACTCCGATCCGCAGGCGACCGGCGCCTACATCCTGAACCAGATCGACGATTTCGAAGCCGGCCAGCCGCTGCGCAACGTCATCGATCGCGCGGTCGGCTACTGA
- the dapE gene encoding succinyl-diaminopimelate desuccinylase, protein MASASICPATDPVAVARDLLTCPSVTPDADAAIERLAVILRGLGFTTETVVFEDDGTPQVANLFAKRGTGAPHFTFGGHVDVVPTGDPAQWTHGPFAGAIDQGLLYGRGAADMKGGVAAFVAAVARHLEQHGEPAGTISFLITGDEEGPSINGTVKLLAWAQARGERFDASIVGEPTNPNAIGDMIKVGRRGSLSGTLTVVGRQGHVAYPHLSDNPIPKLATLIGAFTAEPLDRGNARFDPSNLEFVSVDVGNPAWNVIPAEAKARFNIRFNDIWTRAALEAHLAQVAGAAAGNAITWRLDFEPVSSDSFLTESPALVGTLAEAIEAVTGRRPALSTTGGTSDARFIKNYCPVVEFGLVGQTMHQVDERVPVADLETLTRIYEAFLARYFAR, encoded by the coding sequence ATGGCCTCCGCTTCGATTTGCCCCGCGACCGACCCGGTCGCCGTCGCCCGCGACCTCCTGACCTGCCCGTCCGTGACCCCGGATGCCGATGCCGCCATCGAGCGGCTGGCGGTGATCCTGCGTGGTCTCGGCTTCACGACCGAGACGGTCGTGTTCGAGGACGACGGCACGCCGCAGGTCGCCAATCTGTTCGCCAAGCGCGGCACCGGCGCGCCGCATTTCACCTTCGGCGGCCATGTCGACGTGGTGCCGACCGGCGATCCGGCGCAATGGACGCACGGGCCGTTCGCGGGTGCGATCGATCAGGGCCTCCTCTATGGGCGCGGCGCGGCCGACATGAAGGGCGGCGTCGCCGCCTTCGTCGCCGCGGTCGCCCGGCATCTGGAGCAGCACGGCGAACCGGCCGGCACGATCTCGTTCCTGATCACCGGCGACGAGGAAGGCCCGTCGATCAATGGCACCGTGAAACTGCTCGCCTGGGCGCAAGCGCGCGGCGAGCGTTTCGATGCATCGATCGTCGGCGAGCCGACCAACCCGAACGCCATCGGCGACATGATCAAGGTCGGGCGGCGCGGCAGCCTGTCGGGCACGCTGACCGTCGTCGGCCGGCAGGGCCACGTCGCCTACCCGCACCTCTCGGACAACCCGATCCCGAAGCTCGCGACGCTGATCGGCGCGTTCACCGCCGAGCCGCTCGACCGGGGCAACGCGCGGTTCGACCCGTCGAACCTCGAATTCGTCTCGGTCGATGTCGGCAATCCGGCCTGGAACGTCATCCCGGCGGAGGCGAAGGCGCGGTTCAACATCCGCTTCAACGACATCTGGACGCGTGCGGCGCTCGAGGCCCATCTCGCCCAAGTCGCCGGCGCGGCCGCCGGCAATGCGATCACCTGGCGGCTCGACTTCGAGCCGGTGTCGAGCGACTCGTTCCTGACCGAGAGCCCGGCGCTCGTCGGCACGCTCGCCGAGGCGATCGAGGCCGTCACCGGCCGCCGGCCGGCGTTGTCGACGACCGGCGGCACCTCGGATGCACGGTTCATCAAGAACTATTGCCCCGTGGTCGAGTTCGGTCTGGTCGGCCAGACCATGCATCAGGTCGACGAGCGCGTTCCGGTCGCCGATCTGGAGACGCTGACGCGGATCTACGAGGCGTTCCTCGCGCGCTATTTCGCGCGCTGA
- a CDS encoding (2Fe-2S)-binding protein, producing the protein MIVCSCNVLTDRQVRSALADGGARSPGSVYRCLGCKAQCGRCAPTIRKLIDAAARACSQACHGCPVGDAIAEVAAELEQIETAAYAVAAE; encoded by the coding sequence ATGATCGTCTGCAGCTGCAACGTCCTGACCGACCGACAGGTCCGCTCGGCGCTCGCCGATGGCGGCGCAAGATCGCCGGGATCCGTCTATCGATGTCTCGGCTGCAAGGCCCAGTGCGGCCGGTGTGCCCCGACGATCCGCAAGCTGATCGATGCCGCAGCGCGCGCGTGCTCGCAGGCCTGCCATGGCTGCCCGGTCGGCGATGCCATCGCCGAGGTCGCGGCCGAGCTCGAGCAGATCGAGACCGCGGCCTATGCCGTTGCGGCGGAATGA
- a CDS encoding NlpC/P60 family protein, with protein MPFDPRVTPARPDLAAAHLADRVTAPRYAEGVAARVIEGLAPLRRQPRPDAGLDTEALHGEAITVYDEDEEGWAWVQLAEDGYVGYMPVSAILKGVRPERTHRVAALRTFVYPGPSIKEPPLAWLSFGTQVRIEREIEERGRRFGVLDTGAAIVMTHLGAIDDLAEDPVAVAERFLGVPYLWGGKTSLGIDCSGLVQTALAACGIGAPRDSDQQEAALGVAVGLDPEDWRRGDLLFWPGHVAFVRDEATMLHANAHTMAVAIEPTAAALDRIEAAGTALRAVKRIA; from the coding sequence ATGCCCTTCGATCCCCGCGTCACGCCGGCCCGGCCGGACCTCGCCGCCGCCCATCTCGCTGATCGCGTGACGGCGCCGCGTTATGCCGAGGGCGTGGCGGCGCGCGTCATCGAAGGGCTGGCGCCGCTGCGCCGGCAGCCGCGCCCCGATGCCGGCCTCGACACCGAGGCGCTGCACGGCGAGGCGATCACGGTCTACGACGAGGATGAGGAGGGCTGGGCCTGGGTGCAGCTCGCCGAGGATGGCTATGTCGGCTACATGCCGGTCTCGGCGATCCTCAAAGGCGTTCGGCCAGAGCGCACGCATCGGGTGGCGGCGCTCAGAACCTTCGTCTACCCCGGCCCGTCGATCAAGGAACCGCCGCTCGCCTGGCTGAGCTTCGGCACGCAGGTCCGGATCGAGCGCGAGATCGAGGAGCGCGGCCGGCGCTTCGGCGTGCTCGATACCGGCGCGGCGATCGTGATGACCCATCTCGGCGCGATCGACGATCTCGCGGAGGATCCGGTCGCGGTCGCGGAGCGGTTTCTCGGCGTGCCCTATCTATGGGGCGGCAAGACCAGCCTCGGCATCGACTGCTCGGGCCTGGTGCAGACCGCGCTCGCGGCCTGCGGCATCGGCGCGCCGCGCGACAGCGATCAGCAGGAGGCCGCGCTCGGCGTGGCCGTCGGCCTCGATCCGGAGGACTGGCGCCGCGGCGATCTCCTGTTCTGGCCCGGCCATGTCGCCTTCGTCCGCGACGAGGCGACGATGCTGCACGCCAACGCCCATACGATGGCGGTCGCCATCGAGCCGACCGCCGCCGCGCTCGATCGCATCGAGGCGGCCGGCACGGCGCTGCGGGCGGTCAAGCGGATCGCCTGA